Proteins from a genomic interval of Gordonia sp. SL306:
- a CDS encoding HNH endonuclease produces MGEISSAIQVMREVTVADAASGRQVFDATKALMELRNIVDHRLAVHAAALDRLGVATQSGGTTRILLMEMGAAPGVATRWLRIGAALATLQRLPGYAGDGAFSAEHIDAIVHGMAHIVRRAADGLCGEERLEHERALIAQAMSGATPTTIEQVARGRGNQVADETGGLPAAEDRRLNELGVTPTSDGRVTLKGDLDVVIGEKLTAAIDSLAQPRPEPDGSPDARTPGQQRADALEQILDAAASADPRVVTPPKTHINVTIPVDTPDLAQLQWLGPISRALAKQLACDAGITEIIIDGNRAPLDMGFEQRLFTSHQRKAIIARDRCCIKCGAPASWAHVHHMVHWQDGGPTDLDNGCLLCPSCHAQVHAHGWDIALGIDRHPWLIPPSTVDPHRKPLPAHNRRTMHLDNIAA; encoded by the coding sequence ATGGGGGAGATCAGCTCGGCCATCCAGGTCATGCGTGAGGTCACCGTCGCCGATGCGGCGTCGGGGCGGCAGGTGTTCGACGCCACGAAGGCGTTGATGGAACTGCGCAATATCGTCGATCATCGACTGGCAGTCCATGCCGCGGCGTTGGACCGACTCGGGGTCGCCACACAGTCGGGCGGCACAACGCGCATCCTGTTGATGGAGATGGGTGCCGCACCCGGCGTGGCAACACGCTGGCTGCGCATCGGCGCCGCCCTCGCCACACTGCAGCGGCTACCCGGCTACGCCGGTGACGGCGCGTTCTCCGCCGAACACATCGATGCGATCGTGCATGGCATGGCACATATCGTCCGCCGCGCCGCCGACGGCCTCTGCGGTGAGGAGCGCCTCGAACACGAGCGAGCCTTGATCGCCCAGGCCATGTCCGGGGCGACACCCACAACGATCGAACAGGTCGCGCGGGGACGCGGCAACCAGGTCGCCGACGAAACCGGTGGCCTACCGGCCGCCGAGGACCGACGGCTCAACGAACTCGGCGTCACCCCGACCTCCGACGGACGGGTGACTCTCAAGGGTGACCTCGACGTCGTCATCGGCGAAAAGCTGACCGCAGCCATCGATTCCTTGGCGCAACCACGACCAGAACCCGATGGATCCCCCGACGCCCGCACCCCCGGTCAGCAACGCGCCGACGCGCTCGAACAGATCCTCGACGCCGCCGCTTCCGCCGATCCACGAGTCGTCACACCCCCGAAAACCCACATCAACGTCACCATCCCCGTCGACACCCCCGACCTCGCACAACTGCAATGGCTGGGTCCGATCTCCCGAGCACTGGCGAAACAACTCGCCTGCGATGCCGGGATCACCGAGATCATCATCGACGGCAACCGCGCACCCCTGGACATGGGCTTCGAACAACGCCTGTTCACATCCCACCAACGCAAAGCGATCATCGCCCGCGACCGGTGCTGCATCAAATGCGGGGCACCAGCCTCCTGGGCGCACGTGCACCACATGGTCCATTGGCAGGACGGCGGCCCCACCGACCTCGACAACGGCTGCTTGCTCTGCCCGTCCTGCCACGCCCAGGTTCACGCCCATGGCTGGGACATCGCACTGGGCATCGACCGCCACCCCTGGCTCATCCCACCGAGCACCGTTGACCCACACCGAAAACCATTGCCCGCCCATAACCGACGCACCATGCACCTCGACAACATCGCCGCCTGA
- a CDS encoding VIT1/CCC1 transporter family protein, with translation MTVDHEHQHRGEPHTGSLANRLNWLRAGVLGANDGIVSTAGIVVGVAAATADRGPIFTAGVAGLAAGAVSMALGEYVSVSTQRDTERTLLAKEERELLEQPQAEFDELVGLYEAKGLTHETACRVARELSDHDAFEAHADVELGIDPDELTNPWQAALSSAVSFTAGALLPLIAILAPPASWRIPVTFIAVIAALALTGAVGATLGGSRPWRPMLRVVIGGALAMIVTFAIGRLVGHTVA, from the coding sequence ATGACCGTCGATCACGAACACCAGCATCGCGGCGAACCGCACACCGGTTCCCTGGCGAATCGGCTGAACTGGCTGCGCGCGGGGGTCCTCGGCGCCAATGACGGGATCGTCTCCACGGCAGGCATCGTGGTGGGCGTGGCGGCAGCCACTGCCGACCGTGGGCCGATCTTCACCGCGGGCGTCGCCGGACTGGCCGCGGGTGCCGTCTCGATGGCGCTGGGCGAGTACGTCTCGGTCAGCACCCAACGTGACACCGAACGAACACTGCTGGCGAAGGAAGAACGGGAACTCCTCGAGCAACCGCAGGCCGAGTTCGACGAACTCGTGGGCCTCTACGAGGCAAAGGGACTCACGCACGAGACCGCGTGCCGGGTGGCGCGGGAGCTCAGCGACCACGACGCCTTCGAGGCGCACGCCGACGTGGAACTCGGCATCGATCCGGACGAGTTGACCAACCCCTGGCAGGCCGCCCTCTCGTCGGCGGTGTCGTTCACCGCCGGAGCCCTGCTCCCCCTGATCGCCATCCTCGCGCCGCCGGCCTCATGGCGGATCCCGGTGACGTTCATCGCCGTCATCGCCGCCCTGGCACTCACCGGTGCCGTCGGCGCAACTCTCGGCGGCTCCCGTCCATGGCGGCCGATGTTGCGCGTGGTGATCGGCGGAGCGCTCGCGATGATCGTCACGTTCGCCATCGGCAGGCTGGTCGGGCACACGGTGGCGTGA
- a CDS encoding oxygenase MpaB family protein gives MERGQGTYQHAHVADVRPARGRRRVRRTGDLVTGLGPTIAGANVIMQLANPKVGHGVVESRVDSGSAVKHPIKRSRTTGTFLAVALMGDDEDRAFVGSELKRIHDLVYSTAESPVRYSANDSRLQLWVAVCLVKYFLDQYELLYGSLSPAEKDRVVDDSRWLGTTLNVTEDQWPGSYADLQEYWRTQLDDMTIDPPVRALLQQLSDLSFLEDRIGPAGAMAHKVLGRPMSYLIKAGLPPEFRTMMHWRWSPADEAAYDRTLRVARLVEPATGRVARGLLQAYLYDMRLRRRLGIRVF, from the coding sequence ATGGAGCGTGGCCAGGGCACGTACCAGCACGCGCATGTCGCCGACGTCAGGCCCGCGCGGGGGCGTCGTCGTGTGCGGCGGACCGGTGATCTGGTCACCGGCCTCGGCCCGACCATCGCCGGGGCCAACGTGATCATGCAACTGGCGAATCCGAAGGTCGGCCACGGCGTGGTGGAGAGTCGCGTCGACTCCGGCAGCGCCGTGAAGCATCCGATCAAACGCAGTCGGACCACCGGGACCTTCCTGGCGGTCGCGTTGATGGGCGACGACGAGGACCGGGCATTTGTCGGCAGCGAGCTCAAACGTATCCATGACCTCGTCTACTCGACCGCCGAGAGCCCCGTTCGCTACAGCGCCAACGACTCCCGACTCCAGCTGTGGGTGGCGGTGTGCCTGGTGAAATACTTCCTCGATCAGTACGAGCTCCTGTACGGATCACTGAGTCCGGCCGAGAAGGACCGTGTCGTCGACGATTCCCGGTGGCTCGGGACAACCCTCAACGTGACCGAGGATCAGTGGCCGGGCAGTTACGCCGATCTACAGGAGTACTGGCGCACCCAGCTCGACGACATGACCATTGACCCGCCGGTACGTGCATTGCTGCAACAACTCTCGGATCTGTCGTTTCTGGAGGACCGGATCGGACCGGCGGGCGCGATGGCACACAAGGTACTCGGCCGTCCGATGAGTTATCTCATCAAAGCCGGCCTGCCGCCCGAGTTCCGCACCATGATGCACTGGCGATGGAGCCCCGCGGACGAGGCGGCCTACGACCGAACCCTTCGGGTGGCCCGCCTCGTCGAGCCGGCCACCGGACGTGTCGCGCGAGGGCTGCTCCAGGCCTACCTGTACGACATGCGTCTCCGGCGTCGGTTGGGGATCAGGGTTTTCTGA
- a CDS encoding IS110 family transposase: MTSLADVVEIVIGVDTHVGTHSAAIIHAGTGAVIDEITVSTTEEGYQELLDFTEPHPALRAWAIEGTGSHGAGLTRLLDDELVIELDRPARMKRRNGAKSDPLDAVRAGREALSRTLNGTPRGNGDRQALSVLLAARRSAVDAYTTAQRQIHGLIIAAPTVLRDKLRGHNTAQMVTIAAGWRINTVWDTETRTTATILKTLARRVRDLKAEAAVHEKAIKTIVNSWRPDVLDIHGVGPIVAAVVLCAWSHPGRIHSEAAFAMLAGAAPIPATSGQVTTRYRLNRYGDRQLNRALHTVVLTRQRYDDQTKTYTERRTTEGKTPREIRRCLKRFIARQIFRQLEHQHA; encoded by the coding sequence ATGACCAGTTTGGCTGATGTCGTCGAGATTGTCATCGGTGTTGATACTCACGTTGGTACCCACAGCGCGGCGATCATCCACGCAGGTACCGGTGCGGTGATCGATGAGATCACCGTGTCTACTACCGAGGAGGGCTACCAGGAGCTTCTGGATTTCACTGAGCCCCATCCCGCTTTGCGGGCGTGGGCCATCGAGGGCACCGGCAGCCACGGTGCCGGCCTGACGCGTCTGCTTGATGATGAACTGGTCATCGAGCTGGACCGACCCGCCCGAATGAAGCGCCGTAACGGCGCCAAATCCGATCCTCTCGACGCGGTCCGCGCCGGCCGAGAAGCGTTGTCACGCACTCTCAACGGCACCCCACGTGGCAACGGCGACCGACAGGCACTGTCGGTGTTGCTCGCGGCACGCCGCTCCGCGGTCGACGCCTACACCACCGCCCAACGCCAAATCCACGGCCTGATCATCGCTGCACCCACGGTGCTACGCGACAAACTGCGCGGCCACAACACCGCACAGATGGTCACGATTGCTGCCGGCTGGCGCATCAACACCGTCTGGGACACTGAAACACGCACAACCGCAACAATATTGAAGACCCTAGCGCGACGGGTCCGTGATCTCAAAGCCGAAGCGGCCGTGCATGAGAAGGCGATCAAAACCATCGTCAACAGCTGGCGGCCCGACGTGCTCGACATCCACGGCGTCGGCCCCATCGTCGCCGCAGTCGTGCTATGTGCCTGGTCCCATCCCGGACGCATTCATTCCGAGGCAGCCTTTGCCATGCTCGCCGGCGCGGCCCCAATCCCCGCCACCAGCGGTCAAGTCACCACCCGCTATCGACTCAACCGCTACGGCGACCGCCAACTCAACCGAGCCCTCCACACCGTCGTATTGACCCGACAACGCTACGACGACCAGACGAAGACCTACACCGAACGACGCACCACTGAAGGCAAAACGCCCCGCGAAATCCGCCGCTGCCTCAAACGCTTCATAGCCCGACAAATCTTCCGACAACTCGAGCACCAACACGCTTGA